The Tessaracoccus timonensis sequence GATGGCCGCGTGCCACAGTTGGGTGGCCTGCTCGGCGCTGACCTCGTCGAGCATCACAGCGAGGCTGGGCTGTGTGTTCCAGACGCGACGTTGGATGCGCGCGACGTCGACAGCTTCGGCGGGCATGGCAAGACGGACCGTGTTGATCATGCGCACAGTCTATTGTCCGATAGTGTTGGGGGTATGACCGAACTGCGTACGCCACCGAAGCTGAAGCCAGGCACACTGCGTGTCATCCCGCTTGGCGGGTTAGGCGATGTTGGCCGCAATATGACGGCCTTCGAGATCGACGGCGAGATCGCCCTCGTCGACTGCGGTGTGCTCTTCCCGGAGGACACGCACCCCGGCGTCGACCTCATCCTGCCCGGCCTTGACTACCTCAAGGATCGCCTCGACGACGTGGTGGCGCTGGTGCTCACCCACGGTCATGAGGACCACATCGGCGCCGTGCCGTACCTGCTGAAGATGCGCCCCGACATTCCCGTCTATGGGTCGCGCCTGACGCTGGCATTCGTCGCGGCAAAGCTGCGCGAGCACCGGTTGCGAAACTTCGAACTCATCGACGTGAAGGAAGGCGACGAGGTCCGCGTCGGCGGATACGAGTTCGAGTTCCTCGCGGTGAACCACTCCATCCCCGACGCGCTCGCGGTCGCCATCCGCACGAAGGCGGGCGTCGTGCTGCACACCGGCGACTTCAAGATGGATCAGCTTCCGCTCGATGGCCGCATCACAGACCTGCGCGGGTTCGCGCGGCTGGGGACGAAGGGCGTCGACCTGTTCCTCGTCGACTCCACGAACGCAGAAACCCCAGGATTCACGACGCACGAGGTCGACATCGAACCGGCGATGACCAGGGTGTTCGATCAGGCCAAGGGCAAGCTGATCGTCGCGTGCTTTGCCAGCCACGTGCACCGCGTACAGCAGGTGCTTGACCAGGCGGTCTTGCACGGCCGCAAGGTGTGTTACGTGGGGCGCTCGATGGTGCGCAACATGTCCACCGCGCGTGATCTCGGCTACCTCAAGGTGCCGCCGGGCATCATGATCGAGCTGAAGGACCTCTCCAACTACCGCGACGACGAAGTGGTGGTGATCTCGACGGGCTCCCAGGGCGAGCCGCTCGCCGCGCTCAGCCGAATCGCGAACCGTGAGCATCCACACATCGAGGTAGGGGAGGGCGACACCGTCCTGCTCGCCAGCTCGCTGATTCCGGGCAACGAGAACTCGGTGTACCGCGTGATCAACGGGCTCACGAAGCTCGGCGCCAACGTCGTGCACAAGGGCAATGCGCTCGTGCACGTCTCAGGGCACGCGTCGGCAGGCGAGCTGCTGTACTGCTACAACATTCTCCGCCCCAAGAACGTGATGCCGGTGCACGGCGAGGTGCGGCACCTCGTTGCAAACGGCAATCTTGCGAAGAGAACCGGCGTCCCGGAGGAGAACGTGGTCATCGTCGAGGACGGCGGCGTTGTCGACCTGGCGAAGGGGAAGGCCAAGGTGGTCGGCAAGGTCGACGCCAGCTACATCTTCGTCGACGGCTCCACCGTCGGCGACGTGTCCGACGCCGTGAGCGATCGCCTGATTCTGGGCGAGGAAGGGTTCATCTCGATCATCACCGTCGTGAGCCTGCACAACAAGGAAGTGATCTCCGGGCCCATCATTAACGCCCGTGGTTTCGCTGAAGAAGACACCGTGTTCGACGCGGTGCATCTGCAGATTTACGACGCGCTCCAGGAAGCGATGCGCGATGGCGTCGAGGACACGCACCGACTCCAGCAGGTGGTGCGTCGCACGATCGGGCAGTGGGTTTCGAAGAAGCTCCGACGTCGACCCATGATCGTGCCCGTGGTGATCACGACCTAGGACGCCGCAGTTTGACCAGGTGCCGCTGAAGTCGTAGAGTAATCCCTCGGTGCATTGCCGGGTGTCGCTGTCGTGATGCCGGTGCACTGGTTAACGTGAAGTAAAGTTTCCAAGAAGGTAGGTCAGGCGTGTACGCAATCGTGCGCAACGGCGGACGCCAGCACAAGGTTGCTGTTGGCGACATCCTCGACATCGATCTGGTGTCCGAAGAGGTCGGCGGTACCGTCAACCTGCAGCCCCTGCTGCTCGTCGACGGTGACAAGATCACCTCCGACGCCAAGGGCCTTGACAAGGTTTCCGTCACCGCAGAGGTGCTCGGCGAAACCAAGGGTCCGAAGATCCGGATCATGAAGTACAAGAACAAGACCGGCTACAAGAAGCGCCTTGGCCACCGCCAGCGCTACACCCAGGTGAAGATCACCGGCATCGAGAGCTGAGGGAGTAAGAACAATGGCATCCAAGAAGGGCGTTTCCTCCACCCGTAACGGCCGCGACTCCAACGCGCAGCGCCTCGGCGTGAAGCGCTTCGGCGGCGAGGTCGTCGGCGCAGGTGAGATCATCGTGCGTCAGCGCGGCACCCAGTTCCACCCCGGCGACAACGTCGGCCGCGGTGGCGACGACACCCTCTTCGCACTCGCTGAGGGAAGCGTGCAGTTCGGCGTGAAGCGCGGCCGTCGCGTCGTGAGCGTCGTCTCCGCCTGACGAATCTGTTTCTAGCGCAAAGCGGTCCTTCGGGGCCGCTTTTCGTTTTCCTCCAAACGATAGGCTTGCCACCATGGCCATTCCCTCGTTCGTAGACCGCGTGCGGTTCACCGTCGCTGCCGGCAACGGCGGACACGGCTGTGCCTCCGTGAAGCGCGAAAAGTTCAAGCCACTCGGTGGCCCCGACGGCGGCAACGGCGGCAACGGAGGGTCTGTCATCCTGCGCGTCGACGGCGGTCTGCACACGCTGCTCGAATTCCACCGCCAGTCCATCCGTCGCGCCAGCAATGGCAATCCCGGACAAGGCGACTTCAAGCACGGCGCTGCGGGGGAGGACATCGTGCTCAACGTGCCGAGCGGCACTGTTGTTACTGACGTCGTCACCGGCGAACAGCTGGCCGATCTCACCGAAGATGGGCAGGAGTTCGTCGCCGCAGAGGGCGGGCGTGGTGGTCTCGGTAACGCCGCGCTGGCTTCGTCGACGCGGAAAGCTCCCGGCTTCGCGTTGCTGGGCGAAGAAGGCGAATCGAGAGAGATTCGTCTCGAACTCAAGGTGGTGGCCGACGTCGGCCTCGTTGGGTTCCCGTCGGCAGGAAAGTCGTCGCTTATCGCAGCCATCTCGAAGGCGCGGCCGAAGATCGCCGACTACCCGTTCACCACGCTTGTTCCCAACTTAGGGGTGGTGAGTGCCGGCGACGTGACGTACACCGTCGCCGATGTGCCAGGCTTGATCGAGGGAGCATCGCTTGGCAAGGGTCTCGGCTTCGATTTCTTGCGTCATATCGAGCGTTGTCAGGCGATCGTGCACGTCATTGACCTCGCCACCTATGAACCCGGGCGCGATCCGCTGAGCGACCTGGAAATCATCGAGGGCGAACTCACCGCGCACGGTGGGCTTGAGGATCGTCCGCGCCTCGTGGCGTTGAACAAGGTAGATCTGCCGGATGCCCCCGAGATGGCAGACATGGTGCGCCCGGAACTGGAAGCGGCCGGGCATCAGGTGTTCACCATCTCCACGAAGACCAGCGAAGGCCTCAACGAGTTGAAGTTCGCTATGGCCGCCATCGTCGAAGAGCGGCGTGCAGCGTTGCCGGAACCGGAGCTCAGGCCCGTCATTCGGCCCAAGGCAGTCGGGCGCAAGCGGGATAGCGTCGAGGAATTCACCATCGAGAAGAAGGGCGACGGCGAAGGCGGATTCCTGTGGCGTGTGCGCGGTGACAAGCCAGAACGCTGGATTCGGCAGACCGACTTCAACAACGCTGAGGCCGTCGGGTATCTCGCAGACCGTCTCAATCGTCTTGGCATCGAAGACAAGCTCCTGCAGCTCGGCGCCATCGCCGGCGATGCCGTGGCCATCGGCGGGGATGACGCCGTCGTGTTTGACTTTGCCCCACAGATCGAAACTGGCGCAGAAATTTTGAGCCGACGCGGTGAGGATCAGCGCTTCGACACGGAACGGCCCGCCGCCACCCGTCGCCGCCAGCGCAACGCGGAATACCATGCGGCGAAGGCCGCAGGCGTGGACTACGCGTTGGAAGGGATTGCAGACGACGATGAGGAGTGAGATCACTAACGCTCAGCGCATCGTCGTCAAGATTGGCTCCTCCTCTCTGACACATCCCGACGGCTCCCTCGACGAGGCACGCATCCAGACGCTCGCCACCGTGCTGGCCGGACTGCACAACGACGGCCGACGCGTCGTCGTGGTCACCTCCGGGGCCATCGCCGCGGCGCTGAAGCCGCTCGGGCTGCATCGACGCCCACGTGACTTGGAAACACAGCAGGCTGCCGCCGCAGTCGGGCAGGGGCTACTCATTCGCTCCTACAGCGACGCATTCGCGGCGCACGGGCTGACCGTCGCGCAGCTGCTGCTCACCGTCGAGGATGTGCTGAGCCCCACCACCTACCGCAACGCGCTCAATACGTTTTCCAGGTTGTTCCGCCTCGGAGTCGTACCGGTGGTGAACGAGAACGACACTACGGCAACCCATGAGGTCCGCTTCGGTGACAATGACCGTCTTGCCGCGCTCATCGCCCACCTGGTGCGCGCCGACGCGCTGGTGCTGTTGAGCGACGTCGACGGGCTCTACACAGCCCACCCTGAGACGCCGGGAGCGACGATGCTGAGCCGCGTCGACGACGTGGCAGCCCTCGACGTCGACACCTCCCGTATCGGTTCGCGCGTGGGAACCGGGGGCATGCGCACGAAGTTGCAGTCCGCGGACATCGCGACGGGAGCAGGTGTCGCGGTGGTGCTCACGCACGCGAACAATCTGGCGCAGGCGCTCGCCGGTGAGGAAGTCGGCACGCTGTTCACACCGTCGGGGAAGCGACGCCCGAGGCGGCTGCTGTGGCTCGCTCACGCGGCCCAACCACGAGGACGAGTGCACGTGGACGCCGGTGCCGTCACCGCCATTACGAGGCAGCACGCATCGCTGCTGCCGGTGGGCGTCACGCACGTTGAGGGCGCCTTCGAGGAAAGTGATCCCATCGAGATCATCGGCCCCGACGACGGCGTCGTCGCCCGTGGATTCGCCGGCCACGGTTCGCACGAGCTGCTCGACGCGCTCAGCAACGGCGCCGCGGACGGGGCGCTAGGCATGCACGGGCCCGTCGTACACAGGGACCTGCTCATCCTGCTCTGACCTGGGCCCGGGCGCCCGAGCCGCTACGGAAACGTTACCGAAGTGAGACCCCCGACTCTGGTGCCGCTGCATTACAAGTTGTAGTATCAGAGGCAACGGAAACGTTTTAGTGAACCACTTCCGTGCGCCCCTACCTGCAGGGGTGGGACAACGTCGTCGAGAAAGGCACATACGAATGCACAATCTGAAGCGTGCGGTGGCGCTGCTGGCCGCCACCACCCTGGCCGTCGGCTCCCTGGCCGCATGTGGCGGCGATGAGGGAGACTCCGACGGCGATGGGAAGGGCAAGGTGTACTTCCTCAACTGGAAGCCCGAGTCCGAGGATACCTACAAGGCCATCGCCAAGGCGTACACCGAGGCCACCGGTGTCGAGGTCAAGGTCCAGACCGCGGCATCGGGCACCTACGAACAGACCCTCAAGTCCGAGGTCACCAAGTCCAGCGCGCCGACGCTGTTCAACATCAACGGTCCCGTCGGCCTGAAGAGCTGGCAGTCCTATGCAGCAGACCTCACCGATACCGCGTTCGCGAAGGACCTCACGGATCCCGGCCTGGCACTGAAGGGTGAGGACGGCAAGATCTACGGCGTGCCACTGGCCGTCGAGGGCTACGGCATCATCTACAACAGCGCCATCATGGACAAGTACTTCGCGTTGCCTGATGCCAAGGCCAAGTCCATGGACGAGATCAAGGGCTTCGACAAGCTCAAGGAAGTCGCCGATGACATGCAGATGAAGAAGGCTGATCTCGGCATCGACGGCGTGTTCGCGTCCACCTCGTTGTCCACCGGCGAGGGCTGGCGCTGGCAGACCCACCTCATGAACCTCCCCGTGCACTTCGAGTATGCCGACGATCAAGTCACCGACAAAGACGAGTTGGCCTTCAAGTATTCCGACCAGTACAAGAACCTCTTCGACCTCTACCTCACCGACTCCACGGTGGAGAAGACTCTCTCCCCGTCAAAGACGGTGACCGACTCGATGGCGGAGTTTGCCACTGGCAAGGCCGCGATGGTTCAGAACGGCAACTGGGCTTGGAGCCAGATCAAGGACGTGCAGGGCAACACCGTCAAGGAGGATGACATCAAGTTCCTCCCGATGTACGGCGGATACCCGGGCGAGGACAAGATGGGCATTGCCATCGGCACCGAGGCCTTCATGGCGATCAACGCCAAGGCACCCGAGGCTGATCAGAAGGCCACCATCGACTTCGTCAACTGGCTGTTCTCCGACGAGAAGGGCAAGAAGCACGTCACGGAGGAACTCGGCTTCATCGCGCCGTTCAAGTCCTTCGGCGATGCCGCCCCGAACGACCCGCTGGCCAAGGAGATCGCCCGATACCTGGGCTCGGACATGACGCCGGTGCCGTGGGACTTCACCACCTTCCCGTCGCAGGCGTTCAAGGACAACTACGAGCAGCTTCTTGCGCAGTACGCATCCGGCAACATCCAGTGGGATGAGGTAGTGACCAAGGTCAAGGAAAGCTGGGCTGCCGAGAAGGCGGCAGTGAACGGCTGATCCGGTTCACCTCGATGCCAGGGTGCGGAGCGGCCGGCCCGTTCCGCCCCTGGCAGGGCAGGCAATCATGGAACGATCCCTCAAGAAGTATTTCCCGCTGTTCGTGTTACCGACGTCGGTGGCGTTCCTCATCGCGTTTCTCGCGCCATTCGCCATCGGCCTGTATCTCTCGTTCGCGGAGTTCACGACGATCAACGACGCCCAGTTCGTCGGCCTGAAGAACTACCAACGGGCACTGGCTGAGAAGGACGGCTTCGTCGCATCCTTCGGATTCACGGTGCTCGTGGTCATCGTCTCGGTCCTCACCGTGAACCTCTTCGCATTCGCCATCGCCAAGCTCCTGACCCAGAAACTGGCGGGCACCAACGTATTCCGCACCATCTTCTTCATGCCGAACCTCATCGGTGGCATCGTGCTTGGTTACACCTGGCAGTCGATCATCAACGCGATCCTCGCGCAGTACGGCACCACGATCATCTCCAAGTGGGAGTATGGGTTCGTCGGCCTGATCGTGCTGATCAACTGGCAGCAGGTGGGCTACATGATGGTCATCTACATCGCCGGTCTGCAGAACGTCCCGCCCGAGCTAACCGAGGCCGCAGCCATCGACGGCGCCGGCCGCTGGCAGGTGCTGCGCAACGTGACGATCCCCATGATCATGCCCACCATCACGATCTGTCTGTTCCTCACGCTGTCCAACTCGTTCAAGCTGTTCGACCAGAACCTGGCGCTCACCAACGGCGCCCCGTTGCGGCAGACCGAGATGGTGGCGCTCAACATCTTCCAGACCATGTTCGGTCGTGTCGGCACTGAGGGTGTGGGTCAGGCGAAGGCGGTCCTGTTCGTGATCGTCGTCGTGATCATCGCTTTGTTCCAGCTCAACATCACCCGCAGCCGGGAGGTCGAGGCATGAGCCAGCACACCATCAAGCGCAACCCGGTGGCCGTCGCCACGACATACGTGCTGCTCATCGCGCTCACCGTGGTGTTCCTCGGCCCGATCGTGTTCATCCTGCTCAACTCGTTCAAGCAGAAGTTCGCGATCAGTGCCAACCCGTTCGCAATCCCCCTGGGGGAGATGTGGGCCGGCCTCGAGAACTACGTCACAGGGCTCACACGGCAGGGTTTCCTGGGCGCGATCGGGTGGTCGTTCTTTATCACGATCGCCTCGGTGGCGGTCATCGTGTTCCTCTGCGCGATGCTCGCCTACTACATCACCCGAGTGAAGCGGTGGTGGACGTCGTTGATCTACTACCTGCTCGTGTTCTCAATGGTCATCCCCTTCCAGATGGTGATGTTCCCGACGGTGAAGCTCGCCGATATGCTGGGGTTGGCCAATCCACTGGGCATGGTGGTCCTCTACCTGGGCTTCGGCGCAGGTCTGTCGACGTTCATCTTCTCCGGTTTCGTGAAGTCGATTCCCGTCGAGATCGAGGAGGCCGCCTACATGGACGGCTGTTCCCCGGTGCAGAGCTATTTCCAGATCGTCTGGCCGATTCTGAAGCCGGTGAGCATCACCGTCGCGATCCTCAATGCCATGTGGATCTGGAACGACTACCTGCTGCCGTACCTCGTGATCGGCCTGTCGACGGAGTACAAGACGATCCCGGTCGTGGTGCAGCAATTCGTTGGCTCCAACGGCAACCGTGACATGGGGGCAATGATGGCCATGCTGGTGCTTGCGATCATCCCGATCATCGTCTTCTACATGTTTGCTCAGAAGCACATCATCGAAGGCGTAGTCGCGGGATCTGTAAAGGGGTGAGCTCTTGACCTCCCGGGTCACCATCAAAGACATCGCCAGGGAGGCCGGCGTCGGATTGACCTCGGTCTCCCGGGCGCTCAACGATCAACCGGGCCTGTCCGACGAGACTCGCGCACGCATCCTCGAGGTCGCGAAACGTCTGGACTTCACCCCGAACCCCCATGCCAGGTCGTTGAAGGTCAAGCAGAATCCGCGGGCCATCTCAGCGCTGATGAAGGGCCCCACCAATCCGATGTTCCAGGTATTGGGAGACCATCTGGAGACGCTCATCCGTCAGCACGGATTCACCTTCGAGACGGTTCGTGTGCCCCACACCGCAGATGAGTACGCGAGCGCCGGACGTGTCGTCGAGATCGACAAACCGGCCGGGCTGCTTCTACTGGGCGGGACGGTCAACCCGTCACCGGCACAGGTCAACTCGATCACGCTGCCGTTCGTGCTGCTCACCACGCCCCGGCTCAAAGGGGTTGACGAGGCCACCTACAGCTCTGTGCGTGTCGACGACGAGGCCGCAGTGGCACTGCAGGTGCAGTCGTTGGTAGATCTGGGACACCGGCGCATCGCCTACGTCGGTATGCCGCCGGAAGAACACTCCGCCGGAGCCGTGCGGCTGCAGGCCTTCGTGCGTGCAATGGAGCGGGTGGGGCTGCCCTGCGGACCGGAGCTGCAGCTGTATGAGGAGACCGACCGTTCGCAGTACTACACCTTCGACTACGGACATCGGCTCACATCTGAGCTGCTCGAGCGTGGTATCGACGCCACCGCCATCTGTGCTGCCTCGGACACGATCGCGCTCGGGGCACACAAGGCGATCACGGAGCGGGGGCTCAAGATCCCCGAGGACTTCGCCGTCGTCGGATTCGATGGGATCGAGCAGTCCTGCTGGGTCCACCCGGAGCTGGCGACGATCGCGCAACCGCTGCAGGACATGGCCGCCACGGCGTGCGACCTGCTGTTCGCGCAGATCGACCACGGCCAGTCGCACCGCCATGTCGTCGTACCGGCACCGCTGGTGCGCAACGCATCACTCGGCCCGGTCAGATGAGATCCAGGCTCGGCCCCGATTCGCCACTGGCGCAGGCTATCTCCCAGTTCGCCGATGCTGTGGTGCTGAACCTGCTCTTCCTCGCGTGCTGCCTTCCGGTGGTCACGGCAGGCGCGGCGTGGACGGCCATGCAAGCCACGATGGTGGAGGTGGCGCGCGAGCAAGGGCCGAGGGTGTCGCGTCGTTTCTGGCAGCATCTGTGCACGAGCTGGCGGGGTGCGACACTGGCATGGCTCCTCGTGCTGGCACTCACCGTGCTGCTCGTATGGGAGTATGGGGTCCTCGGGCAGTTTCCACAGTCGAGGGCGATCATCGTCGTCCAGGCGCTCGTGGTCACAGGGCTGCTCGTCGTGGCGCTGTGGGCGTGGTGGTTGTTTCCGCTTATCGGGGAGGGCATGTCACTTGGGCGCGCGGTCCGGTTGGCGTTGGTGCTGGCCTTCGTTCGGCTGCCGAGGGGGGTCGTCGGGCTGGCAGCAGCCGGGGTGCCGCTGTTGCTACTGTGGCTCGTCGACGGCGGGTGGCGCTTCGTGCTGCCCCTGATGTTCGTGGTGGGGTTTGCTCTGCTCGCGTTCGTCAACGCGGTGCTGCTCGCCCGAGCGCTCCCATCGGCAACTGCGTGATCGGTTGCGTCGCCAGTGCCCACACGGCCCCTCCCACCGCGAGCCCGCCGATCGCTGTCATCGCCACAGGCAGGGAACATGTGAGCAGCATCGCCGAGATGGCCAGCGGGCCTGAGAGCTGACTCGCCTGGGAGAACATCGCCCAGATACTCAAGAACTTCGCCCGTCCGATGGGCGGGCTCAGATCCGCACCGATGGTCATGTTGATGCCCGCGCCCAGGCCGTTGCCGATGCTCATCACGACGACAGCCACGACGAATCCCTGGCCGGTATTGGTGACGGGCGCGAGGATGAATCCAAGGCCGTAGATCGTGAGACATGCAGCGAGGACGGGGGAGCGACCCAACTGGTCCTTCAGGTAGCCACCGGGAAACATCAGTACCAACTCGACTGCGGCTCCCACGGCTACGATCAGGGAGATCTGGGACTCGTGCCAGCCCAGATGGGAGCCCCACAAGGCGATGAGGATCGGCTGCGCCACGCGTGCCGCCGCAAGGGTGAGGATCGAGATGCCGGCGAACCAGACAGCCTTCCAGCGCACTCCCTCGGCCCGCTGCTGAGGCGCAGCTGTCGTTCTCGTACGTTGCGCGGTGGCGTCGAAGGCGGCGTTCAGACGTCTCACATACAGCAGCGCCGTGGCCGCGACAGCCATCAGCACCGCGAACAGAAACACCGACCACATGGGGAATAACGCAAGCAGCGCCGCGCCGCACATGGGGCCGACGAGGTTGCCGGCCCGCATCGTCCCGCCGAGGGCGGTCATGGCACGGCCACGCTCCAACGAGGGGAGCGCGTCGGCAACCACGGCCTGCCTGGCGAGGCTCCACGCCACCCCGGCGGGGGAGCGCAGCACGAAGGCCGCGATGTAGAGCACCAGCGACCAGCGGGTCGGCCACGCCAGCGCCATCACCGTCACCAGCAGCAGGGCGCCGGCCACGGTGGTCGCCAGTGCCATCGCGCGGCGGTCGCCCACCTTGTCGATGAAGACCCCGACGGGGACCGTGGCGGCGAGCGCAGCAGCACCCGAGATCGCCACGAGTGCGCTGGCCAGCGCCTCGCTGGCGCCGAGCTGGAGGGCTGCGAGGATCAGCAGGGGCATCGTTGCCCCGGTGCCCACCGCGAACAGGAAGGACGGCGCCAGCACGGGCCAGAAGATGAGTCGGTACATGTGTCTCCTTCCGCCAGCCGGTCCAGCCTAGCTGCCGTAGCGCTGCCGTCGGTGGATGTCCTGGCCCTGGACAGCGCCCTTCCGGAGCAGAGACCGCAATAGACTCGGACGCATGACGTTCCAAGACCAGGGCTTGGCAGCCCGTCGCGCCTCGTTCTCGCTTGCCACGCTCGATCGCGCATCGAAAGATGCCGCGCTGCACGAGATGGCCGACGCCCTCCTCGACGCCAAGCAGGAACTGCTCGACGCCAACGCTCGCGACGTGGACCGCGCCAGGCAACAGGGCACAGCCCAAGCGATGCTGGACCGACTCTCGTTGTCAGATGCCCGCATCGACGCGATGGCCGCCGGGCTGCGGCAACTCGCCGCACTTCCCGACCCAGTGGGCGACGTGGTGCGCGGCTGGAAGCTGCCGAACGGCGTGAGTGTCAGCCAGGTGCGCGTGCCGCTGGGTGTGCTCGGCATCATTTACGAGGCGCGCCCGAACGTCACCGCCGACGCCGCCGGCATCGCGCTGAAGTCCGGCAACGCGGTGTTGCTGCGCGGTTCCAGCTCCGCGCTCGAATCAAACCGTGTCACTGTATCGGCACTCCGACGCGGTCTCGAAGCCGCTGGCATCACACCTGATGCGGTGCACCTCGTTGAAGGCGGCCGCGAGATCACGTCGGAGATGATGACGGCACGAGGCATCGTCGACGTGCTTATTCCGCGCGGGGGAGCGGGCCTCATTAACGCCGTCGTTGAGGGGGCGACGGTGCCCGTCATCGCAACCGGAACGGGCAATTGCCACCTCTACGTCGATGCTGCAGCCGACCAAGACATGGCGCTCGAGATCCTCCTCAATGCCAAGACTCAGCGTCCCAGCGTCTGCAATGCCGTTGAGACGCTGCTCGTCCATGCGGACATTGCCGACGAATTCCTCCCCGCCGCACTCGCGGCACTGGCCGATGCCGGCGTCACGGTGCACGGCGGTGAGGAAGTGCGTCGGTATGCTTCCGACGTCGTCCCCGCCACCGATGAGGACTTCGACACCGAGTACCTCGCGCTCGATATCGCGGTGAAGGTGGTAGGAAGCGTGGACGAGGCCGTCGAGCACATCCGCCAGCACACTACGGGCCATTCCGAGACGATCATCTCTGAATCTCGACGCGCAATCGCGGCCTTCGTCGGTGGCGTCGATGCGGCTGCGGTGTTGGTGAATGCATCGAGCCGATTCGTCGACGGCGGCGAATTCGGGTTCGGTGCTGAGATCGGCATCTCGACGCAGAAACTGCACGCACGCGGGCCAATGGCGCTGCCGGAGATGACTTCGACGAAGTACATCGTCGAAGGATCAGGGCAAATCCGCTCGTGATTCGATAGTGTGCTGCCCATGAATCTTGTGCTGCTCGAAGCTTCGACCGAAGGTCTACCTCCCGTGCTGGCAGGCCTGGCTGCATTTGTTGCGTTGCTGAGCGCCCTCATTTGGGTGATCGGCATGGGTTCTGGGCGCCCGAACTCGAAGTGACGTCAACCGAACTCGGCATCGCTCGCAGTGAGCGGTCCCGTCGCTATCGCCTGGGCGTGATGGGTGGAACGTTCGATCCCATC is a genomic window containing:
- the rplU gene encoding 50S ribosomal protein L21; this translates as MYAIVRNGGRQHKVAVGDILDIDLVSEEVGGTVNLQPLLLVDGDKITSDAKGLDKVSVTAEVLGETKGPKIRIMKYKNKTGYKKRLGHRQRYTQVKITGIES
- the obgE gene encoding GTPase ObgE; the protein is MAIPSFVDRVRFTVAAGNGGHGCASVKREKFKPLGGPDGGNGGNGGSVILRVDGGLHTLLEFHRQSIRRASNGNPGQGDFKHGAAGEDIVLNVPSGTVVTDVVTGEQLADLTEDGQEFVAAEGGRGGLGNAALASSTRKAPGFALLGEEGESREIRLELKVVADVGLVGFPSAGKSSLIAAISKARPKIADYPFTTLVPNLGVVSAGDVTYTVADVPGLIEGASLGKGLGFDFLRHIERCQAIVHVIDLATYEPGRDPLSDLEIIEGELTAHGGLEDRPRLVALNKVDLPDAPEMADMVRPELEAAGHQVFTISTKTSEGLNELKFAMAAIVEERRAALPEPELRPVIRPKAVGRKRDSVEEFTIEKKGDGEGGFLWRVRGDKPERWIRQTDFNNAEAVGYLADRLNRLGIEDKLLQLGAIAGDAVAIGGDDAVVFDFAPQIETGAEILSRRGEDQRFDTERPAATRRRQRNAEYHAAKAAGVDYALEGIADDDEE
- a CDS encoding carbohydrate ABC transporter permease → MERSLKKYFPLFVLPTSVAFLIAFLAPFAIGLYLSFAEFTTINDAQFVGLKNYQRALAEKDGFVASFGFTVLVVIVSVLTVNLFAFAIAKLLTQKLAGTNVFRTIFFMPNLIGGIVLGYTWQSIINAILAQYGTTIISKWEYGFVGLIVLINWQQVGYMMVIYIAGLQNVPPELTEAAAIDGAGRWQVLRNVTIPMIMPTITICLFLTLSNSFKLFDQNLALTNGAPLRQTEMVALNIFQTMFGRVGTEGVGQAKAVLFVIVVVIIALFQLNITRSREVEA
- a CDS encoding ribonuclease J, giving the protein MTELRTPPKLKPGTLRVIPLGGLGDVGRNMTAFEIDGEIALVDCGVLFPEDTHPGVDLILPGLDYLKDRLDDVVALVLTHGHEDHIGAVPYLLKMRPDIPVYGSRLTLAFVAAKLREHRLRNFELIDVKEGDEVRVGGYEFEFLAVNHSIPDALAVAIRTKAGVVLHTGDFKMDQLPLDGRITDLRGFARLGTKGVDLFLVDSTNAETPGFTTHEVDIEPAMTRVFDQAKGKLIVACFASHVHRVQQVLDQAVLHGRKVCYVGRSMVRNMSTARDLGYLKVPPGIMIELKDLSNYRDDEVVVISTGSQGEPLAALSRIANREHPHIEVGEGDTVLLASSLIPGNENSVYRVINGLTKLGANVVHKGNALVHVSGHASAGELLYCYNILRPKNVMPVHGEVRHLVANGNLAKRTGVPEENVVIVEDGGVVDLAKGKAKVVGKVDASYIFVDGSTVGDVSDAVSDRLILGEEGFISIITVVSLHNKEVISGPIINARGFAEEDTVFDAVHLQIYDALQEAMRDGVEDTHRLQQVVRRTIGQWVSKKLRRRPMIVPVVITT
- a CDS encoding ABC transporter substrate-binding protein; amino-acid sequence: MHNLKRAVALLAATTLAVGSLAACGGDEGDSDGDGKGKVYFLNWKPESEDTYKAIAKAYTEATGVEVKVQTAASGTYEQTLKSEVTKSSAPTLFNINGPVGLKSWQSYAADLTDTAFAKDLTDPGLALKGEDGKIYGVPLAVEGYGIIYNSAIMDKYFALPDAKAKSMDEIKGFDKLKEVADDMQMKKADLGIDGVFASTSLSTGEGWRWQTHLMNLPVHFEYADDQVTDKDELAFKYSDQYKNLFDLYLTDSTVEKTLSPSKTVTDSMAEFATGKAAMVQNGNWAWSQIKDVQGNTVKEDDIKFLPMYGGYPGEDKMGIAIGTEAFMAINAKAPEADQKATIDFVNWLFSDEKGKKHVTEELGFIAPFKSFGDAAPNDPLAKEIARYLGSDMTPVPWDFTTFPSQAFKDNYEQLLAQYASGNIQWDEVVTKVKESWAAEKAAVNG
- a CDS encoding carbohydrate ABC transporter permease, translating into MSQHTIKRNPVAVATTYVLLIALTVVFLGPIVFILLNSFKQKFAISANPFAIPLGEMWAGLENYVTGLTRQGFLGAIGWSFFITIASVAVIVFLCAMLAYYITRVKRWWTSLIYYLLVFSMVIPFQMVMFPTVKLADMLGLANPLGMVVLYLGFGAGLSTFIFSGFVKSIPVEIEEAAYMDGCSPVQSYFQIVWPILKPVSITVAILNAMWIWNDYLLPYLVIGLSTEYKTIPVVVQQFVGSNGNRDMGAMMAMLVLAIIPIIVFYMFAQKHIIEGVVAGSVKG
- the rpmA gene encoding 50S ribosomal protein L27 — translated: MASKKGVSSTRNGRDSNAQRLGVKRFGGEVVGAGEIIVRQRGTQFHPGDNVGRGGDDTLFALAEGSVQFGVKRGRRVVSVVSA
- the proB gene encoding glutamate 5-kinase; the encoded protein is MRSEITNAQRIVVKIGSSSLTHPDGSLDEARIQTLATVLAGLHNDGRRVVVVTSGAIAAALKPLGLHRRPRDLETQQAAAAVGQGLLIRSYSDAFAAHGLTVAQLLLTVEDVLSPTTYRNALNTFSRLFRLGVVPVVNENDTTATHEVRFGDNDRLAALIAHLVRADALVLLSDVDGLYTAHPETPGATMLSRVDDVAALDVDTSRIGSRVGTGGMRTKLQSADIATGAGVAVVLTHANNLAQALAGEEVGTLFTPSGKRRPRRLLWLAHAAQPRGRVHVDAGAVTAITRQHASLLPVGVTHVEGAFEESDPIEIIGPDDGVVARGFAGHGSHELLDALSNGAADGALGMHGPVVHRDLLILL